The genomic DNA GGCCGGGGCGGACATCGCGATCCTGGAACCCGCGGCATACTCGGCCCACATTCCCGAGGCCAACCACGTGATGAACTGCGCGCTGAACGACTGGCAGGCCAACCATTGGCTGGACAGTCACAACAACTGGCACGAGCGCTGGCGCGGTTCCATCTGCCTGGCCGTCGAAGCGCCGGAGCTCGGGGCCCAGGAGATCGAGCGGTGGGCCGGCCACCCCTACATGGCGCAGATCCTGATCAAGGCCGAGCCGCGTCCGTCCTGGGGTGACCCGAAGTACGACCCGATCTGGGCCGCGGCCACCAAACACGACATCACCGTGAGCTGCCACCTGTCCCGGGGCGAATACGACGAGCTGCCGCTCCCGCCGGTCGGGCTGCCAAGTTACAACCACGACTTCATGGTCACCTACTCCTTGTTGGCGGCCAACCAGGTGATGAGCCTGATCTTCGACGGGGTCTTCGATCGGTTCCCGACGCTACGCATCGTGTTCGTCGAGCACGCCTTCACCTGGATCCTGCCCTTGATGTGGCGCATGGACGCCATCTACGAAGCACGCAAGAACTGGATGGACATCAAGCGCAAGCCCAGCGAATACGTCAAGGACCACATCAAGTTCACCACCCAACCGCTGGACTACCCCGAGGACAAGACCGAACTGTCCCGGGCCTTCGAATGGATGGAATGCGACAAGATCCTGTTGTTCTCGTCGGACTATCCGCACTGGACCTTCGACGACCCCCGCTGGCTGGTCAAGCACCTACCCGAGCAC from Mycobacterium sp. DL440 includes the following:
- a CDS encoding amidohydrolase family protein, which translates into the protein MTTTTSPRIPAAERIAVRCVDSDVHPTPRRGDLGQYIPEPWRSRYFNNHDVGDLIYYDAPDYAHAYAMRVDTFPSDGEFAGSDPDLAFRQLIMEAGADIAILEPAAYSAHIPEANHVMNCALNDWQANHWLDSHNNWHERWRGSICLAVEAPELGAQEIERWAGHPYMAQILIKAEPRPSWGDPKYDPIWAAATKHDITVSCHLSRGEYDELPLPPVGLPSYNHDFMVTYSLLAANQVMSLIFDGVFDRFPTLRIVFVEHAFTWILPLMWRMDAIYEARKNWMDIKRKPSEYVKDHIKFTTQPLDYPEDKTELSRAFEWMECDKILLFSSDYPHWTFDDPRWLVKHLPEHARENVMFRNGIATYKLPDTVPVLEGQVRVF